One Vibrio campbellii CAIM 519 = NBRC 15631 = ATCC 25920 genomic window carries:
- a CDS encoding DMT family transporter → MNTASDSNDQSESQIKKKPVSAVTIGVMLALAGTLLFSIKPVFVKLAYQHGGDAVSIMTLRAMSSLPVYLGILFWTLRNSEYRGKVRKHGLKAASIGVLGYYLASYLDITALNYISAQLERLLLFLFPTFVVLIMWFKEGQSPKRSVLFAVLVGYLGVGLIVAHDLSHYGEKIWLGGGLAIASAFVFAVYLVMSKASIAKLGSKLFTSIGMGSAGIAILIHLSFSSLQLNTMSEELITIGVLLGIFCTVIPSYLIAAAMARLDPAHLSLVSNIGPAMTALCAIFILNESFTWFHALGMMLTVVSVVMINRFKS, encoded by the coding sequence ATGAATACGGCATCCGATTCCAACGACCAATCAGAAAGCCAGATCAAAAAGAAGCCAGTGAGTGCCGTGACAATAGGTGTCATGCTTGCACTTGCCGGAACACTGCTGTTTTCGATTAAACCTGTCTTTGTCAAACTCGCTTACCAGCATGGTGGTGATGCGGTCAGTATCATGACGCTACGAGCGATGAGTTCATTACCGGTTTACCTTGGCATTTTGTTTTGGACGTTGCGTAACTCTGAATATCGCGGGAAAGTGAGAAAGCATGGACTTAAAGCGGCGTCCATTGGCGTGCTGGGTTATTACTTGGCCAGTTATTTAGACATTACTGCACTTAATTACATTTCCGCCCAACTTGAGCGGTTATTACTTTTCCTTTTTCCTACTTTTGTTGTGCTGATCATGTGGTTTAAAGAGGGGCAATCACCCAAGCGTTCAGTATTATTTGCCGTTTTGGTTGGGTATCTTGGGGTTGGTCTCATTGTGGCGCACGATCTTTCTCACTATGGAGAGAAGATTTGGCTTGGTGGTGGATTAGCGATTGCGTCGGCATTTGTATTTGCTGTGTATTTGGTCATGAGTAAAGCCAGTATCGCAAAACTCGGAAGTAAGCTGTTCACCAGTATTGGAATGGGGAGTGCTGGGATTGCAATTCTTATTCATCTGTCTTTTAGCTCGCTACAGTTAAATACTATGAGTGAAGAACTCATCACCATTGGGGTATTGCTTGGCATCTTCTGCACGGTTATTCCCTCGTATTTGATAGCAGCCGCAATGGCGCGGCTCGACCCTGCACACCTGAGTTTGGTGAGCAATATTGGTCCTGCGATGACGGCGTTGTGCGCCATTTTTATATTGAATGAATCATTTACTTGGTTTCATGCCTTGGGGATGATGCTGACCGTTGTTTCGGTTGTGATGATCAACCGGTTTAAGTCATGA
- a CDS encoding ATP-binding protein — MPNAKLILIRGLPGSGKTTLARKLSKQFKAKHFEADMYFENQSGEYVFDGTKLTDAHEWCFQQTRKWLGKGNTVIVSNTFVRHWEMKRYLQYCEKKGIEVEIKVCREEYQSIHDVPLVTIENMRRQWQE, encoded by the coding sequence ATGCCCAACGCAAAACTGATCCTAATTCGTGGCTTACCGGGCTCTGGTAAGACGACGCTTGCTAGGAAGTTGTCCAAGCAGTTCAAAGCAAAACATTTTGAAGCTGACATGTACTTTGAGAATCAAAGTGGTGAATACGTATTTGATGGTACAAAGCTGACTGATGCCCATGAATGGTGTTTTCAACAAACGCGCAAGTGGTTAGGTAAGGGAAACACAGTGATTGTTAGTAACACGTTTGTACGTCACTGGGAGATGAAGCGTTATCTTCAGTATTGTGAGAAAAAGGGCATTGAAGTGGAAATAAAGGTGTGTCGCGAAGAATATCAAAGTATTCATGATGTGCCACTGGTGACGATTGAAAATATGCGTCGGCAGTGGCAAGAGTAA
- a CDS encoding glycosyltransferase family 2 protein has protein sequence MIDLLWTIGFVLSALLIIYHHVGYPLVLNWLSARRKRRQTSKKMGKERCYRASKADCTLPTMTVIVPAYNEEQWIAEKIRNLASLDYPRNKLTIIVACDGCTDNTAEIAQDTIQEAICADTLFIVHDHKNNRGKVSLINTEMENVTSEITALSDVSALVSCDSLLLASQHYQNENVGVVNATYQIMSTQNQGEAAYWRYQSKVKLKESLIGSTIGSHGAFYTFRTDLFTPLEPEVINDDFILPMRIVLQGYASVYEPKMLAIELEESSDDSDFKRRLRISAGNMQQFLKLKRLLLPRYRWIAFAFLSGKVLRLATPYLMIMCLTSSILLIEYPTFQLLLTGQLAVYLVAFITYLIPVFNLFKPFKLINYMVVGHIANFVGGLSYLLGMENGRWKRVNH, from the coding sequence ATGATCGATCTACTTTGGACAATCGGCTTCGTTTTGTCTGCGCTACTGATCATCTATCATCACGTCGGTTACCCATTGGTTTTGAATTGGTTATCCGCTCGTCGCAAGCGACGTCAAACGTCAAAAAAAATGGGGAAAGAACGTTGTTATAGAGCTTCAAAAGCCGATTGCACGCTTCCAACGATGACGGTGATCGTCCCAGCGTACAATGAAGAGCAATGGATTGCAGAAAAGATTCGTAACCTAGCGAGCTTAGACTACCCCAGAAATAAGCTGACCATCATCGTCGCCTGTGATGGTTGTACCGATAACACCGCAGAGATCGCACAAGACACCATCCAAGAAGCGATTTGCGCAGATACCTTGTTCATCGTGCACGACCATAAAAATAACCGTGGTAAAGTAAGCTTGATCAACACAGAGATGGAAAATGTTACTTCTGAGATCACTGCTCTGAGTGATGTTTCTGCTCTTGTATCTTGCGATTCGCTCTTGCTTGCCAGCCAGCACTATCAAAACGAGAACGTTGGTGTGGTCAATGCAACTTACCAAATTATGTCTACCCAAAATCAAGGTGAAGCAGCCTACTGGCGTTATCAATCTAAAGTGAAACTCAAAGAGTCATTGATCGGCTCGACCATCGGTTCTCACGGCGCGTTTTACACATTTAGAACCGACCTATTCACACCTTTAGAGCCAGAGGTCATCAACGATGATTTTATCTTACCAATGCGTATCGTGCTTCAGGGCTATGCCTCTGTCTATGAACCAAAGATGCTCGCGATTGAGTTAGAGGAGAGCTCCGATGATTCTGACTTCAAACGTCGCCTACGTATCTCCGCAGGCAATATGCAACAGTTCTTGAAGCTAAAAAGATTGCTACTACCTCGTTACCGTTGGATCGCATTTGCGTTTTTGTCAGGAAAGGTTTTGCGTCTCGCGACCCCTTACTTAATGATTATGTGCCTGACGAGTTCTATTTTGCTCATTGAGTACCCCACTTTCCAACTTCTGTTAACCGGACAGTTGGCAGTCTACTTAGTGGCGTTTATCACTTACTTAATACCAGTATTCAATTTGTTTAAGCCGTTCAAGTTGATCAACTACATGGTGGTTGGACACATAGCAAACTTTGTAGGCGGACTGAGTTACCTACTTGGTATGGAAAATGGCCGCTGGAAGCGCGTTAATCATTAA
- a CDS encoding porin, with translation MKKTLIASVIATALSSVALPSLAAIEITDNLSLSGFGSTSWATTDNKTPVLVNRFIDDENCYDCDTTFGVQLDFYYDAFKASAQMVKRPQDHWSDPQLEWAYLSYSYGNIEFRAGRLRMPVFLASEYYYVGHAFTPARPPNEVYDSILGITAFNGISFLWNYEINDSMTLTTTPFIGFHDESTVDFNANTELTFKTNEMYGVNFILSGDYYRWNLTYLDSNYDQETKLHNLTTSIPGVGVVPIPDQTIKAKGQDIQLISLGAEYEFDALTLTLEGQTNDIASAWYVQGSYNLNKFTPYAIYGQQFDDHEHKVGDSYLLGVRYDLHYNVSLNAEWQHFKAYRDASGAFVSPPSDDSADMYTIMANFVF, from the coding sequence ATGAAGAAAACACTCATCGCATCAGTGATAGCAACAGCGCTTAGCAGTGTGGCCTTACCGAGCTTAGCGGCAATAGAGATCACCGATAATTTATCGTTGAGCGGCTTTGGCTCTACCTCATGGGCAACAACTGACAACAAAACACCAGTGCTCGTTAATCGATTCATCGACGATGAAAACTGCTACGACTGTGATACCACCTTTGGTGTTCAACTCGACTTCTATTACGACGCTTTTAAAGCTTCTGCTCAAATGGTCAAAAGACCACAGGACCACTGGAGCGATCCTCAGCTAGAATGGGCCTACCTATCCTACAGCTACGGCAATATTGAGTTTCGCGCCGGTCGCCTACGAATGCCTGTATTCCTCGCTTCCGAGTATTACTATGTCGGGCATGCCTTTACGCCAGCAAGGCCACCAAACGAAGTCTATGACAGTATTCTGGGAATTACGGCGTTCAATGGGATTTCATTTCTATGGAACTATGAGATCAACGACAGCATGACGTTAACCACGACACCTTTCATTGGTTTTCATGATGAAAGTACCGTCGACTTTAACGCCAATACCGAGCTGACGTTTAAAACTAACGAAATGTATGGCGTGAACTTCATCTTGAGTGGTGATTATTATCGTTGGAACTTGACCTATTTAGATTCGAATTACGACCAAGAAACGAAACTGCACAACCTCACTACCTCTATTCCTGGTGTTGGTGTTGTTCCCATTCCAGATCAAACCATCAAAGCAAAAGGCCAAGATATTCAGCTTATCTCGCTAGGCGCAGAATATGAGTTTGATGCCCTAACTTTAACTTTGGAAGGTCAAACCAACGACATTGCATCTGCATGGTATGTACAAGGCAGCTATAACTTAAACAAGTTCACACCTTATGCTATTTATGGCCAACAGTTTGATGACCATGAACATAAAGTGGGCGATAGCTATCTATTGGGTGTGAGGTACGATCTGCACTATAACGTGTCACTCAATGCGGAATGGCAACACTTTAAAGCTTATCGAGACGCCTCAGGTGCATTTGTTTCTCCCCCTTCAGATGACAGCGCAGATATGTACACCATTATGGCTAACTTTGTGTTCTAA
- a CDS encoding diguanylate cyclase domain-containing protein — translation MNISRSLQSVTVRYTVPIFLIALFTNFTYWAYQQVGEAQSLSKYHVKSAEINLSTIIGGYRDLLRAMSSDQYFTEPGISLHERAQRAMPYKQAFDLAGIGFSDGVGNMVSTHNDKVHSIAHRKYFHQVIRTKKTVMTNVLIDVSNGQTVYVLCRPMFDKGGDLQGTISASIHFSEIQKALDTEGESDIYSVLLDEDLNIISHSRDEHYIGVNLFNYGHEKLFDREENLKALTGSEKGGFFTYSYPLDLSYVEFTRIKGTPWILLSKAQFSTLLGEGTLMFGANVLLIIAIYVVITRLMGKQVVGLTQPLDRFLEESKVVFNDASMELKEHFEQVIKASRNGVFCSRSGLLTREYFLRGAEKSLALGNTPGACIFLDMDNLKYINDTYGHLAGDQVLALFVAVLRESFGHKRDIVGRFGGDEFVVLTKEFRNKRDLELKLDSFLEKLQSTADRLGLDINLTASIGVVMTDNAGRDIETLLHCSDMAVYRAKQLGKGRYAFYHASMIEVPIFNE, via the coding sequence ATGAACATATCCAGAAGTCTTCAATCGGTCACAGTGCGGTATACCGTCCCGATATTCCTCATTGCATTATTCACTAACTTTACTTACTGGGCGTATCAGCAAGTCGGTGAAGCTCAAAGCCTTTCCAAATATCACGTCAAATCGGCAGAAATTAATCTTAGTACGATCATTGGTGGCTACCGTGATTTATTGCGAGCAATGAGTTCCGACCAATATTTCACAGAACCCGGTATCTCCTTACACGAGCGTGCACAGAGAGCAATGCCTTATAAACAAGCGTTTGACCTTGCGGGCATTGGTTTCAGTGATGGTGTAGGAAACATGGTGAGTACTCATAATGACAAAGTCCACTCTATTGCTCACCGAAAGTACTTCCACCAGGTTATTCGCACCAAAAAAACAGTCATGACTAATGTCCTCATCGATGTGTCTAACGGGCAAACGGTATATGTATTGTGTCGCCCAATGTTTGATAAGGGGGGCGATTTACAAGGTACGATATCTGCGTCCATTCATTTCTCTGAGATTCAAAAAGCATTGGATACAGAGGGAGAGAGCGACATTTATAGCGTGCTGTTAGATGAAGATCTTAACATCATCAGCCACTCTCGAGACGAGCATTACATTGGTGTTAACTTGTTCAACTACGGTCATGAAAAACTGTTTGACCGTGAAGAGAATTTAAAAGCACTAACGGGCTCCGAGAAGGGTGGCTTCTTTACTTACAGCTATCCTCTTGATTTATCATACGTTGAATTTACTAGGATAAAAGGTACGCCTTGGATTTTGCTTTCCAAAGCGCAATTTAGCACGTTACTTGGCGAAGGCACATTGATGTTTGGTGCAAACGTGTTGTTGATTATTGCTATCTATGTCGTGATCACACGTTTGATGGGTAAGCAAGTGGTGGGTCTAACACAGCCGCTTGACCGATTCTTGGAAGAGAGTAAGGTTGTGTTTAATGACGCTTCTATGGAATTAAAAGAGCATTTCGAGCAAGTAATTAAAGCCAGTCGCAATGGTGTATTTTGCTCACGTAGTGGGTTACTAACCCGTGAGTACTTCCTGCGAGGTGCAGAGAAATCATTAGCACTTGGCAACACACCTGGAGCCTGTATTTTCTTGGATATGGATAACCTCAAATATATCAACGATACCTACGGTCATCTAGCGGGTGATCAAGTCCTCGCATTATTTGTAGCGGTATTGAGAGAGAGCTTTGGCCATAAGCGTGACATTGTAGGTCGATTTGGCGGCGACGAATTTGTGGTATTGACGAAAGAGTTTAGGAACAAGCGGGATCTTGAACTCAAGCTAGATAGCTTTCTTGAAAAGCTACAGAGCACCGCCGACCGTCTAGGTCTCGATATCAACTTAACCGCATCCATTGGTGTTGTTATGACAGATAATGCTGGAAGAGACATAGAGACCTTATTGCACTGTTCTGATATGGCAGTGTATCGAGCCAAGCAATTGGGCAAAGGACGATATGCGTTTTATCACGCTTCGATGATAGAAGTACCGATATTCAATGAGTGA
- a CDS encoding response regulator produces MARSLSWNNLSVKHKLFSLVVLPIALLLFLAGQQVHRLSTQAQDLERTQLFSDYMDNVSFLYNLPNNSDVSDRELEIKSITHSLNNEARRIFADKGLEMADLLSSLEEASLSLTTTTDMNERLDIAEWRADTYKQILLALEKVPFNDATYEIQAHLSALIQIEWLMFWSKEENRLSQYLIYSVEQNQFYDADISSEIESLVKNQQLFLERFVTLNANQQQVELLIDTFTNEVFVLSQEFRSFLFNEEALSTLPEAEVAAGLTALNGRLALLKNVDNDISNQLKADVGQAITIANQQRLMFIGVMSFITIAVISLALRLVRKVTNNLQLVLEFLRRDSYSEESPLRELIKGEDELSKFAQEVERLSYEREQAKVKLTQAKEDAEQAKDDAIKASKAKSSFLANMSHEIRTPLNGVIGISEVLSDTSLTATQKDYVDTIETSSQLLLSLINDILDFSKIESGMLLISPHSTCVRESIYDIASIVSPKAKEKGIDLKVSISRNTPYRLMIDDHRLRQVIMNFMSNAVKFTEKGSVHLSVTTHDVSGANAVMEFSVQDSGIGIDEQQQKNIFEPFAQEDNSTTRQFGGTGLGLAISTQLVELMGGKIQLESGKGHGSRFFFQISPAIVHLGFDPKHAASESQLWLVCEDADMERILRDELSFYQIAVHQSITHLNALPAWISDKERVIVIYNETRPNSAMKNEATFQRLAAQNVHICLVRHLHSDQFDFGENVSAIITQPLLGQRLVKAIESCQVRFSQTALEAAASETSNANNKILVVDDNTVNQKIAGLHVTKAGYEFDLAANGQEAVEMFAKNQYALILMDCMMPVMDGFEATKRIRQLEKEVHRGYRIPIIALTASVVDDDIQKCFDVGMDDYVPKPFKAAVLKDKLSKAVEASKSNVAITPAVSSTISSRINTQSKEMPEEQMTTPLPSRSERILLVEDNTVNQKVASLLLSKAGYQFEIAENGQIALDMFQQDNSFDIILMDCMMPVMDGFEATKEIRAYEKVSGLPKTPIIALTASVVDDDIQRCYDSGMDAYVPKPVRKEKLLHQIESVI; encoded by the coding sequence GTGGCCAGATCGCTTTCATGGAATAACCTATCTGTTAAGCACAAGTTGTTTAGCTTAGTTGTTTTACCCATTGCTCTCCTCCTCTTTCTCGCGGGGCAACAAGTTCATCGACTCTCTACACAAGCGCAAGATCTAGAGAGGACTCAGTTATTTTCTGACTATATGGATAACGTTTCTTTTCTTTATAACTTGCCAAACAACAGTGACGTTTCAGACAGGGAATTAGAGATCAAATCCATCACCCACTCACTTAACAATGAAGCAAGGCGCATCTTTGCAGACAAAGGTTTAGAAATGGCCGATCTGCTTTCCAGCTTAGAAGAAGCGAGCTTATCTCTGACGACCACAACAGACATGAATGAGCGTCTAGACATTGCAGAATGGCGAGCAGACACCTACAAGCAGATCCTACTCGCATTAGAAAAAGTGCCGTTTAATGACGCCACCTATGAAATCCAAGCGCACCTCTCTGCGCTAATACAAATCGAGTGGTTGATGTTTTGGTCTAAAGAAGAGAACCGCCTGAGCCAATATCTAATTTACTCCGTTGAGCAAAACCAATTTTATGATGCCGACATCAGCAGCGAAATTGAATCTCTGGTCAAAAACCAACAATTGTTCCTTGAACGCTTCGTCACTCTCAACGCCAACCAACAACAAGTTGAACTGTTAATCGACACATTCACCAATGAAGTGTTCGTCCTTAGCCAAGAGTTCAGAAGCTTTCTGTTCAACGAAGAAGCGCTCAGCACCCTGCCAGAAGCTGAAGTTGCAGCAGGATTAACCGCACTAAATGGACGCTTAGCCTTGCTCAAAAACGTCGATAACGACATATCCAATCAACTCAAAGCGGATGTTGGTCAAGCGATCACCATAGCCAATCAGCAGCGTTTGATGTTCATTGGCGTTATGTCTTTCATTACCATCGCGGTGATTAGCTTAGCGCTACGCCTCGTACGTAAAGTAACCAACAACCTTCAATTGGTTCTCGAATTTCTCCGTCGTGATAGCTACAGCGAAGAATCTCCACTAAGAGAGTTAATCAAAGGCGAAGATGAGTTAAGTAAATTTGCGCAAGAAGTTGAGCGGTTGAGTTACGAACGCGAGCAAGCCAAGGTCAAACTCACCCAAGCTAAGGAAGACGCGGAACAAGCAAAAGATGATGCGATTAAAGCCAGTAAAGCAAAAAGTAGTTTCCTTGCCAATATGTCACATGAAATACGTACCCCGTTGAATGGTGTTATCGGTATTTCAGAAGTGCTGTCCGATACCTCTCTTACCGCTACACAAAAAGACTACGTCGACACCATTGAGACGTCATCACAGCTACTACTGAGCTTGATTAATGACATTTTGGACTTTTCCAAGATTGAATCTGGCATGCTACTTATCAGCCCTCATTCCACATGCGTGCGCGAATCCATTTACGACATCGCATCTATTGTTTCGCCGAAAGCAAAAGAAAAAGGCATCGACCTTAAAGTGAGCATTAGCCGCAATACCCCTTATCGATTGATGATTGATGATCACCGTCTACGCCAAGTTATCATGAACTTTATGTCTAATGCGGTGAAGTTCACCGAAAAAGGCAGCGTGCATCTCTCTGTTACCACACACGACGTCTCAGGCGCCAACGCTGTCATGGAGTTTTCTGTTCAGGATTCAGGTATTGGGATCGACGAGCAACAACAAAAGAACATCTTCGAACCATTCGCGCAAGAAGATAACTCTACAACCCGCCAGTTTGGTGGTACTGGTCTTGGCTTAGCAATAAGTACACAGCTCGTCGAGTTAATGGGAGGCAAGATCCAACTAGAATCTGGAAAAGGACACGGCAGTCGATTTTTCTTCCAAATATCCCCTGCAATCGTTCATTTGGGCTTTGATCCCAAGCATGCTGCCAGCGAAAGCCAACTTTGGTTAGTTTGTGAAGATGCAGACATGGAACGGATACTGCGTGATGAACTGAGCTTCTACCAGATTGCGGTTCATCAATCGATAACACACTTAAACGCCCTTCCTGCTTGGATTAGCGATAAGGAACGCGTCATCGTGATTTACAACGAGACACGTCCAAATTCAGCGATGAAAAACGAAGCGACATTCCAACGACTAGCTGCTCAAAATGTGCATATTTGTCTTGTTAGACACCTTCATAGCGACCAGTTTGACTTTGGTGAAAATGTCAGTGCGATCATTACTCAGCCACTTCTGGGTCAACGCCTAGTCAAGGCGATTGAAAGCTGTCAGGTAAGATTCAGTCAAACCGCTCTAGAGGCAGCTGCAAGCGAAACATCTAATGCGAACAACAAAATCTTGGTGGTCGATGACAACACGGTAAACCAAAAAATCGCAGGGTTACATGTGACAAAGGCTGGCTATGAATTTGACTTAGCGGCCAATGGCCAAGAAGCGGTCGAGATGTTCGCTAAAAATCAATACGCATTGATTCTGATGGATTGCATGATGCCCGTGATGGATGGGTTTGAAGCAACAAAAAGAATTCGCCAATTGGAAAAAGAGGTTCATAGAGGCTATCGAATCCCAATCATTGCGTTAACAGCAAGCGTCGTGGATGACGACATACAGAAATGTTTCGATGTCGGTATGGATGACTACGTGCCTAAACCATTCAAAGCAGCGGTATTAAAAGATAAATTGTCAAAAGCCGTTGAGGCGAGCAAATCGAACGTAGCAATAACTCCCGCGGTATCTTCAACTATAAGCAGCCGAATCAACACTCAATCAAAAGAAATGCCGGAAGAACAGATGACAACGCCATTACCCAGCCGATCTGAGCGTATTCTTTTGGTTGAAGACAATACGGTCAACCAAAAAGTCGCCTCTCTACTACTGAGTAAGGCGGGGTATCAATTTGAAATCGCTGAAAATGGTCAGATCGCCTTGGACATGTTCCAACAAGATAATAGCTTCGACATCATCTTAATGGACTGCATGATGCCTGTGATGGATGGCTTCGAAGCAACTAAAGAGATTCGTGCATACGAAAAAGTTTCTGGTCTGCCTAAGACCCCTATCATCGCGCTCACAGCAAGTGTCGTAGACGACGATATTCAGCGCTGTTATGACTCTGGCATGGATGCCTATGTACCAAAACCAGTGAGAAAAGAAAAACTTCTCCATCAAATTGAAAGTGTGATTTAA
- a CDS encoding DUF6434 domain-containing protein: MSKVDWHKDPIEDNTLVTSSYKSTQNVRRYFKSKCGDNFAFDRGFMQWMKQAEGITMGEAAKEWLRRQEAK, from the coding sequence ATGAGTAAAGTTGATTGGCATAAAGACCCTATAGAAGACAACACGTTAGTGACTTCCTCTTATAAGAGTACTCAGAATGTACGTCGCTACTTCAAATCGAAGTGTGGAGATAATTTCGCGTTTGATCGCGGCTTCATGCAATGGATGAAACAAGCAGAGGGCATAACCATGGGGGAAGCCGCAAAAGAATGGTTACGCAGACAGGAAGCAAAGTAA
- a CDS encoding sugar transferase, producing the protein MKISRYDSNIHLAKRAFDVVISLLILLATIPIMLMIAFVIVVNSKGPVIYRQLRVGRCTPEKMDLFEIMKFRTMYIDAEQCSGAVWASENDPRITPVGRFLRKTRLDELPQLFNVLRGEMSLIGPRPERPAFYQKLEDEIPYFVERTYGVLPGITGLAQVNQGYDSSIEDVRRKVGFDHSYALSLSSFNSWISMDISIMSKTLVVMINGRGQ; encoded by the coding sequence ATGAAAATTTCACGCTACGACTCAAATATTCATTTAGCAAAACGCGCTTTCGACGTCGTTATCTCACTACTCATCTTGTTGGCGACGATACCAATTATGCTTATGATTGCATTTGTCATTGTGGTCAATTCAAAAGGCCCAGTCATTTATCGTCAACTTCGGGTTGGTCGCTGCACACCAGAGAAAATGGACTTGTTCGAAATTATGAAGTTTCGCACCATGTACATCGATGCTGAACAGTGCTCAGGAGCGGTGTGGGCCAGCGAAAATGACCCTCGGATAACCCCTGTTGGTCGATTCCTACGCAAGACGCGCCTGGATGAACTACCGCAATTGTTCAATGTTCTTAGAGGGGAAATGTCTCTGATTGGCCCTCGCCCAGAGCGCCCTGCTTTCTATCAAAAACTAGAAGATGAAATTCCTTATTTTGTTGAACGTACCTACGGCGTATTACCGGGTATCACTGGCTTAGCGCAAGTCAACCAAGGTTATGACTCGTCTATTGAGGACGTTCGCCGCAAAGTGGGCTTCGACCACAGCTATGCATTAAGTCTAAGTTCTTTTAATTCTTGGATTTCGATGGATATTTCGATCATGAGCAAAACGCTCGTCGTCATGATCAATGGTCGAGGACAGTAA
- a CDS encoding class I SAM-dependent methyltransferase codes for MGSYQYRLNNDFFNSLWTKAAGELYPANLQPYSSCTVELLEQIQGKLINNKPRTVLDLGCGAGGFSRWLNQALDCYVLGVERSEFAIEYAKHHIQEGSSVEFSVVEFENLSRLYNRFDCVVSIDALPFAKDEDQLLSDVHRLLNKDGQLIFTTREPLEASPKSKKLGCAWRSTLERNGFELVEAIERKGVSEFWHAIYQEWVGNEVQLREVLPSEVVDGLMLEVEQVGSRLFDGRPWWLIHAKRIPKDV; via the coding sequence ATGGGTAGCTATCAATACCGTTTAAACAACGATTTCTTCAATTCATTATGGACAAAAGCGGCAGGTGAGCTCTACCCAGCGAACTTACAGCCTTACAGCAGTTGTACTGTCGAGTTACTCGAGCAAATACAAGGTAAACTCATTAACAATAAACCTAGGACTGTATTGGATTTAGGCTGTGGAGCTGGTGGTTTTAGTCGCTGGCTTAACCAAGCGTTAGATTGCTACGTGTTAGGCGTAGAACGTTCTGAATTCGCAATTGAGTACGCTAAGCACCATATACAAGAGGGTTCAAGCGTCGAGTTTTCTGTTGTGGAATTTGAAAATTTATCGCGTCTTTACAATAGGTTTGACTGTGTTGTCAGCATCGACGCTCTACCATTTGCAAAAGATGAAGACCAATTGTTGTCAGATGTTCATCGCTTACTCAATAAGGATGGTCAACTGATTTTCACTACACGGGAGCCTCTAGAAGCCTCGCCTAAATCGAAAAAGCTGGGCTGCGCATGGCGTTCAACGCTAGAAAGAAACGGATTTGAATTAGTTGAAGCGATTGAGCGAAAGGGTGTTTCTGAATTTTGGCATGCCATTTATCAAGAATGGGTGGGCAATGAAGTTCAATTAAGGGAAGTATTACCCAGCGAAGTTGTCGACGGCTTGATGTTGGAAGTGGAGCAGGTTGGCTCTCGTTTGTTTGACGGACGACCTTGGTGGTTGATTCACGCCAAACGTATCCCCAAGGATGTGTAG